A window from Pseudomonas moraviensis encodes these proteins:
- a CDS encoding phage tail protein yields the protein MAYMEQMQSSLKYLVEAAETGRRSADGMLTPVNGAIRELTGAASELENIPFVGPAIGAKLQRVMRGVDAAQAKVGQVVAVYGRATRAAAEVQDRLGTLKEQADKAATAINNVAGKVSPSLANIVPTSSFAVEATPAPEAVKPFPHLMIIQPRDPKTEPYYFNLDTAAFDELSRSTEFRWASQERLTRRPAKQAIGMGDEKLTLKGTIYPGFKGGLKQLDTLRSIGARLQPLTLTTGYGEVIGTWCLKNINEEQSALLHGGIARKQGFTLEFERYGDDMQNV from the coding sequence ATGGCTTACATGGAGCAGATGCAATCGAGCCTGAAGTATCTGGTCGAGGCAGCGGAAACCGGGCGGCGCAGTGCTGACGGCATGCTGACCCCGGTCAATGGCGCGATCCGCGAACTGACTGGCGCCGCGTCCGAGCTGGAGAACATCCCGTTTGTTGGTCCGGCCATCGGCGCCAAACTGCAGCGGGTGATGCGCGGCGTCGACGCGGCTCAGGCCAAGGTCGGGCAGGTGGTGGCCGTGTACGGCCGCGCCACACGCGCAGCCGCCGAGGTGCAGGATCGGCTGGGCACGTTGAAGGAACAGGCGGATAAGGCGGCCACGGCGATCAACAACGTCGCCGGTAAGGTCAGCCCGTCGCTGGCCAACATCGTGCCCACCAGTTCCTTTGCCGTGGAGGCCACGCCGGCGCCGGAGGCGGTGAAGCCGTTCCCGCATCTGATGATCATTCAGCCGCGCGATCCGAAAACTGAGCCGTACTACTTCAACCTGGACACCGCAGCTTTCGACGAGCTGAGCCGTTCGACCGAATTCCGCTGGGCTTCGCAGGAGCGGCTGACGCGCCGGCCGGCGAAGCAGGCCATCGGTATGGGCGATGAAAAGTTGACGCTCAAGGGCACGATCTATCCGGGCTTCAAGGGCGGTTTAAAGCAGCTCGACACGCTGCGTTCCATTGGTGCCAGGCTACAGCCGCTGACCCTGACCACGGGTTATGGCGAGGTGATCGGAACGTGGTGCCTGAAAAACATCAACGAGGAACAGTCCGCGCTGCTGCACGGCGGGATTGCTCGAAAACAGGGGTTCACTTTGGAGTTCGAGCGCTATGGCGACGACATGCAGAACGTCTGA
- a CDS encoding phage tail tape measure protein, with protein MANKLALGLVIGGAVSSTVGTAFKDVTGRIKRLEAEGNKARVLQRTIGDTIRLREEWKKAHETGAAGASKLLNRLNSNLDSLKKQGVEVGRLEKAYRSMGQTANKAELKAKGHQQIDSGVKGMKGAVGAAVVGLGAMAVPTKVSADFGAIVRDIAIKAGIANKPQEQEMSRKIINTSRDTGMARNDVADVVNQLVGAGMDLSKALEYAPVAAKFVVGQGSSGVDTAKMINALGQNAKITDPKQMQQALEAIAYQGQAGSFEAADMAKWFPELLANMASNGITGLDAVTQLGAMLQVQMKQAGSSDEAANNLKNWMGKIGSTDTVKAYEKAGIDYKGSMQTGLQNGMSTLETSMALAQKYIQATDPARAAKMAEATAKISEQADPEKAKAMMASLEESLRTGDLFADMQVKAALSAYMQNKALYSQLKNDSRDATGILDKNLAERRESSSQKWAEMAQSMDDAMRSIGDALRPVTDTVAESLTKVTKGITSLTDGAPGVVAGIATVGAGLIALKGIFSTIKISKGLLNLARGSRGGRNGSEALNKNPGELDLVATGLDVVSLVKDAATGGGLGTDSGAGDDGVKKVFVVNAGAMGGGVDASGESRRRGRGSSRSARRRSLPSSRGPRPSVPRPPVSVPLSSAPSVPSGALSKLSVVAGTVGKVGKVAKVIPGGTLLESGAMAFETFQNAKTKDEKAEGYGSAAGNLAGTMAGAAAGAAIGSVVPIIGTAIGGMIGAYLGSQGGAALGGSLGKSLFGGEDEKPEQTAKAPVPATPLMLMSAAQQGPVLGDVTRSMAVTAPLKSATLAIQPKEAAKPEPAKVDQQFQYSLSMPVTVQGDVKDPQRLAQDLMPHMQRMMADAAKTNAAKLYDEPHV; from the coding sequence ATGGCAAACAAACTCGCCCTCGGGCTGGTGATCGGCGGTGCCGTCAGTTCCACGGTCGGCACCGCGTTCAAGGATGTGACCGGGCGCATCAAGCGCCTCGAGGCAGAAGGCAACAAAGCGCGCGTGCTGCAGCGCACGATTGGCGACACCATCCGCCTGCGCGAAGAATGGAAAAAGGCTCACGAAACCGGCGCTGCCGGCGCGTCCAAATTGCTCAACCGTCTGAACTCGAACCTCGACAGCTTGAAAAAGCAGGGGGTCGAGGTCGGCCGGCTGGAAAAAGCCTATCGCTCGATGGGTCAGACGGCCAACAAAGCTGAGCTGAAAGCCAAGGGGCATCAGCAGATTGATTCCGGCGTGAAGGGCATGAAGGGCGCCGTCGGTGCGGCGGTGGTCGGTTTAGGTGCCATGGCGGTACCGACCAAAGTCAGCGCGGATTTTGGTGCCATTGTGCGTGACATCGCGATCAAGGCCGGTATTGCCAACAAGCCGCAAGAGCAGGAGATGTCGCGCAAGATCATCAACACTTCACGCGACACCGGCATGGCGCGCAACGATGTTGCCGACGTGGTCAATCAGTTGGTCGGCGCCGGTATGGACCTGAGCAAGGCGCTGGAATACGCGCCTGTCGCGGCCAAGTTTGTCGTGGGGCAGGGATCCAGCGGTGTCGACACGGCGAAGATGATCAACGCCCTGGGGCAGAACGCCAAGATCACCGATCCCAAGCAGATGCAGCAGGCGCTGGAAGCGATCGCCTACCAAGGTCAGGCGGGCAGCTTTGAAGCGGCCGACATGGCCAAGTGGTTTCCGGAATTGCTGGCCAACATGGCCAGCAACGGCATCACCGGCCTGGATGCAGTGACGCAATTGGGCGCCATGCTGCAGGTCCAGATGAAGCAGGCCGGCAGTTCGGACGAAGCGGCCAACAACCTGAAAAACTGGATGGGCAAAATCGGCTCGACCGATACGGTCAAGGCCTACGAAAAAGCCGGGATTGATTACAAGGGGTCGATGCAGACCGGTTTGCAAAACGGTATGTCGACGCTTGAGACCAGCATGGCGCTGGCTCAGAAGTACATTCAGGCGACCGATCCGGCGCGTGCGGCGAAAATGGCCGAGGCCACGGCAAAGATCAGTGAGCAGGCCGATCCAGAAAAGGCCAAGGCCATGATGGCCTCGCTGGAAGAATCCCTGCGCACTGGCGATCTGTTCGCCGACATGCAGGTCAAGGCCGCACTGTCGGCCTACATGCAGAACAAGGCGCTGTACAGCCAGCTCAAAAACGATTCGCGTGACGCAACCGGGATCCTCGACAAGAACCTCGCCGAGCGGCGTGAGTCGTCATCGCAGAAATGGGCGGAAATGGCCCAGTCGATGGATGACGCCATGCGCAGCATCGGCGATGCGCTGCGCCCGGTGACGGACACCGTGGCCGAGTCGTTGACCAAGGTTACCAAAGGCATTACGTCGCTGACGGATGGCGCGCCCGGGGTGGTTGCCGGTATCGCCACGGTCGGAGCGGGGCTGATCGCCTTAAAAGGCATCTTCAGCACGATCAAGATCAGTAAGGGGCTGCTAAACCTTGCGCGTGGGTCGCGCGGTGGCAGGAATGGGAGCGAAGCCCTAAATAAAAACCCCGGAGAACTTGATCTGGTAGCGACTGGCCTGGATGTTGTTTCGCTGGTTAAGGACGCGGCAACAGGCGGTGGCCTTGGTACTGACAGTGGTGCAGGTGACGACGGCGTCAAGAAGGTCTTCGTCGTCAATGCCGGCGCTATGGGCGGCGGTGTGGATGCGTCGGGCGAATCGCGTCGACGTGGGCGTGGGTCAAGTCGAAGCGCTCGGCGCCGGTCGTTGCCGAGTTCGAGAGGTCCTCGCCCATCTGTGCCTCGTCCACCTGTTTCGGTCCCATTGTCATCTGCCCCTTCCGTTCCAAGTGGGGCATTGTCCAAGCTCAGCGTCGTCGCAGGAACCGTCGGTAAGGTCGGCAAGGTAGCCAAGGTCATTCCCGGTGGCACGCTGCTGGAGTCCGGCGCGATGGCTTTTGAAACCTTTCAAAACGCCAAGACCAAGGACGAAAAAGCCGAAGGGTACGGTTCGGCCGCCGGCAACCTGGCTGGCACCATGGCCGGTGCAGCAGCAGGCGCCGCCATCGGTTCGGTGGTGCCGATCATCGGCACTGCGATCGGCGGCATGATCGGCGCTTACCTGGGCAGTCAGGGCGGTGCGGCGCTGGGCGGGTCGTTGGGTAAGTCGCTGTTCGGCGGTGAGGATGAAAAGCCCGAGCAAACGGCAAAGGCGCCGGTACCGGCTACGCCGCTCATGCTGATGTCAGCGGCGCAGCAAGGCCCGGTGCTGGGGGATGTCACGCGCTCGATGGCGGTGACGGCACCGCTCAAGTCGGCGACGCTGGCCATCCAGCCCAAGGAGGCGGCGAAGCCGGAGCCGGCCAAGGTGGATCAGCAGTTTCAGTATTCGCTGAGCATGCCGGTCACGGTGCAGGGGGATGTCAAAGACCCTCAGCGCCTCGCGCAGGATCTCATGCCGCACATGCAGCGAATGATGGCGGACGCGGCGAAGACTAACGCTGCCAAGCTGTACGACGAACCCCATGTTTAA
- a CDS encoding tail protein X translates to MATTCRTSDGDMLDVICNNVYGHLNGSVEAVLDANQGLADEPQPFRLGVIIVLPDLPSPTNEGVSLWD, encoded by the coding sequence ATGGCGACGACATGCAGAACGTCTGATGGTGACATGCTCGATGTCATTTGCAACAACGTTTACGGCCATCTGAATGGAAGCGTCGAGGCCGTGCTCGATGCCAATCAGGGGTTGGCTGATGAGCCTCAGCCGTTCCGGTTGGGCGTGATCATCGTCCTGCCGGATCTGCCCAGCCCGACCAATGAAGGTGTCAGCTTGTGGGATTGA